One Mya arenaria isolate MELC-2E11 chromosome 5, ASM2691426v1 genomic window carries:
- the LOC128235842 gene encoding uncharacterized protein LOC128235842: TLLNVTKTNSGQYWIQCSNGLFGSTNSIHLSVKGNPIIGPLTTISTCSDCIVFKTEETLEKVYCETDEEYSTINVMFEIGLNHYAANKISRNRVGLDSHEKTANTLHLMNVMCTVFVNHRNMSVKASIYVVVNPNGPPNISANEELLEGETVDITCTSSSARPPPLLKFLVEATEIDTNTNVSTIYEDSTGLYTSVSKLHSFKREWGNKSIFCIEFPEVNGLYHKKISKPVYIHYKYPPSRLIIAVIDQGNLSTTAVRCSALDSNPVCNIKWESKKPKVEIRLSSVLPVPPNTNLALTCFANAYPNGNITWTTLKAPNAPTSDGEFCVNASTCIYEMTTSDVEQEYNCIAKNAHGSDSLSIIVTVQERKNQDAKNRKEDNQTEMAQLQSPTVAESDAVTHTHFDGAEYAVIHKKQRDPENVDLPSNQYMAPYDTKNKCFENAVTGSSVHVEQPIVPLEAGPSKQFDVRECQSREKIKRTDNENDNGVFKQKNICNLDTANAKSPKRSTEELVYADVDIEHLDRFRVGLRACNDDEQTEYSDIVFGASCSVKSNSSNENVYDNNEL; the protein is encoded by the exons acattgttaaaCGTTACGAAAACTAACAGTGGACAGTACTGGATTCAGTGTTCGAATGGACTTTTTGGATCCACAAATTCCATTCATTTGTCGGTTAAAG GTAATCCGATCATTGGTCCTTTGACCACCATTTCTACATGCAGTGATTGCATCGTTTTCAAGACAGAAGAAACACTTGAAAAAGTGTACTGCGAAACGGATGAAGAATATAGCACCATTaatgttatgtttgaaataggaCTGAATCATTATGctgcaaacaaaatatcaaggaATCGAGTTGGTTTGGATTCACATGAAAAAACAGCAAATACCTTACATCTCATGAATGTAATGTGTACTGTTTTTGTTAATCACCGGAACATGTCAGTGAAAGCTTCAATATACGTAGTCg TCAATCCCAATGGACCTCCGAATATTTCGGCTAATGAAGAGCTATTGGAGGGAGAAACTGTGGATATAACTTGCACATCATCGAGCGCAAGGCCGCCCCCATTACTGAAATTTCTTGTCGAAGCTACTGAAATTGATACCAATACCAATGTATCAACAATTTATGAAGACTCAACCGGATTGTACACATCTGTGTCTAAACTGCATTCGTTTAAGAGGGAGTGgggaaataaaagtattttttgtatcGAGTTTCCGGAGGTGAATGGATTATATCACAAGAAAATTTCAAAACCAGTGTACATACATTACAaat atcccCCATCTAGACTCATTATAGCAGTTATTGACCAAGGAAACTTATCGACAACGGCTGTAAGATGTTCTGCACTGGACTCTAATCCAGTTTGTAACATTAAATGGGAATCAA AAAAACCGAAAGTTGAAATTCGACTTTCGTCCGTTTTACCAGTTCCACCGAACACCAACTTAGCGCTCACCTGTTTTGCAAACGCCTATCCGAATGGAAACATTACTTGGACGACTTTGAAAGCTCCTAATGCACCAACATCAGATGGAGAGTTTTGCGTAAATGCATCCACATGCATTTATGAAATGACTACATCTGACGTTGAACAGGAGTATAATTGCATTGCAAAGAACGCACATGGCAGTGACAGTTTGTCAATAATTGTAACTGTCCAGGAGCGTAAAAATCAAGatg CAAAAAATAGGAAAGAGGATAATCAAACAGAGATGGCCCAACTTCAGTCACC GACAGTTGCAGAAAGCGATg cGGTAACACATACACATTTTGACGGCGCTGAGTATGCTGTCATCCACAAGAAACAACGTGACCCAGAAAACGTTGATCTG cCTTCTAACCAATATATGGCGCCATACGATACTAAGAATAAATGCTTCGAAAATGCAGTAACCGGAAGTTCAGTACACGTAGAACAACCAATTGTTCCTTTGGAAGCAGGTCCTTCAAAACAATTTGATGTTCG tgaatGTCAAAGCAGAGAAAAGATTAAAAGAACAG ACAATGAAAACGACAATGGTGTTTTTAAGCAGAAAAATATCTGCAACCTGGACACAGCAAATGCTAAA AGCCCAAAGCGTTCCACAGAAGAGCTTGTGTATGCGGATGTCGATATCGAGCACTTGGATAGATTTCGTGTAGGACTTCGTGCGTGCAATGACGACGAGCAGACAGAGTATTCTGACATCGTATTTGGTGCATCTTGTAGTGTTAAATCTAActcatccaatgaaaatgtgTATGATAACAATGAACTTTAG